The genomic DNA GAATGGATTCACCGTTAGCTAACTATGCCCCACTAAACCTGTATCATGACTGTCAAGAAGCCCCCCATCGATTCCGATGAGGGGCTCTTTGGCGTTGGTTAGCTTCTCGTTAATTGCTGTAATGCTTCCTTTAAAACCTTAATTTGCGCCGTGTACGTTGCAATCCCATAGTTGGCAGTCAAGCGTTGGTTTTCCGTCATCCCCCGGGCTTGCCAATCAGTCAAATTAGCGTGGAGTGCATCTAACTTTAACTGCTTCAGATCCAACTCTTGTTGCACTAAGGTACGTTTTTGCGCTGGCGTCAGTTGATCCCCAAAGTACATTTTTAATAAGAAATCTGATTTAAAGGTGTCCGTCGCAAGCTCTGACGTTAGCGCCTGGCGAAATGCAGTTTGACCGGCGGGTAAGATTGAAAACACGTTTTTATTGGGCTTTTCCGTTTGGTTAACCTGGCGCTTGGTCACCAGAGCATCCTGTTCAAGCTTCCGTAACGTCGGATAAATCATCCCGTAGCTGCCATCATAGAAATGACTCAACTGGTTTTGAATAATTTCGTTGATCTCATAGCCCGTCAGTGGTCCCCGGGTTTCTAGTAGACCCAAAATAATTTCTTTCCCCTTCATCCTTCGCCCTCCTATAACTATCGTTGCTGTCATTATAAGCGACTTTGCGTAGAAAAGGGAAACTTTTTTCTTAACTTAGAACTTTTAAAAACATTTCAATCTCACCATTGGCTAATCCATTCGCACCTTTTCTTCATGACCACCCTTACGAAAAAAACGGCACCAGGGTTTTCAGCGCCCAGACTAAAAAGCCACCCACCGGAAAAATCAACCACCAATCTCGGTGGAGAAATTCCCACCCGTTCATCTGGTGGCTTGGGACAGGTTGCTCACCTGGGCTTGGTTGGGCAGACACCAACTCGTCGAGCGAGCACTCCAACAACTCCGTTAATTTAATTAACGTGTTAAGATCCGGAGTTGCCGTTCCAGCTTCCCACTTGGAGACTGCTTGGCGCGAAATAAACAGTTGCTCGGCTAATTCCGCCTGCGATAATCCCCGGTTGCTCCGTAATTTTTTTAATTGCTGTGCAAATTTATTTTTCATGAGCATCCTTCCTTTCATGGTTAGTTTTATTATTACCAAATCTAATCTAATTTGCAAAGCAAACTTTGACCGGGCTCCGCATCCAATCCGGGCAACCCCGCCCGTTTCAGTTGCCACCCCGCACCGCTGAGGTGCCCTCAAACTAGTTCAATTACTCCCAACGAAACAAGCACCGCAACGATTGGTTGCGATGCTTGTTATGCGTACCTTAATAACCAGCTGGAAGCTTCCAGAAGCTTTGCTTGTTATGATCCTGCAGGTATTGTTTGAATTTCTTGGAGTGGTAAGCCTTGCTAACTGCCTTCGCCCACTTCTGCTTGGCGCTCTTCTGATCCACTGCCACAACGAGGTAGTAATCTGGTTTGATGTCTTCTGCTAATAACATCGTCTTCGTCGAAATCTTGGCTGGATAAGCCGTCGACCCCGGCAAGATTACGTACGCAAAGTCCGATCGCGACCGCGGAATCTGCACGTCCTGCATTTCTTTAATCTTTAAATCATATTTGTTGGTAGCAATATCCTTACTGGTGGCTTTAATCGGATCAACTCCCGGTTTTAGCGTGATCCACCCGGCCTTAACCAGCACGTTGTAGGCCCGCGCCATGTTCGAGGGGTCATTCGGAATGGCCACGGAATCCCCCTTCGCAACTTCCTTCAAACTGTGCTTTTGGGCAGGATAGATCCCGGTCGGCACCGTCGGAATCTTCGTTAGTGCCGTTAAGTGGGCGTGTTTTTCGTGGTTAAAGTTGTTCATGTACGCGGTATGCTGATCCACATTCAAGTCCGCTTCGCCGTTATTGATGGCAACATCCGCTAGGGATAAATCGCTAAAGGACTGGTTTTTTACCCGATAGCCCTCCTGCTCCAGAATCGGCTTCACGCCCTTTAAGAAAAGTTCACTGTAAGGACCCGGTGACGAAGCTAGACGAATCGTTTTTCCGTCATCCTGCTTGGGTTTGATGATAAACGTAACGATAAAGAGAATGGCAAACACCACCACGATGCCACTAATAATGTACTTTTTCTTCATAATCGTCCTGCTCCTTTGTTAGTTGCATTCTAACTATCCACTCCTATTACTGCTCCTAACAACTGCGACCACCACGGTACTTCCCGCGTAGTGCCACTAACCGCTGGTTCATGTTTCCCTCCTTTACAACCTAAAAACGGACCACCATCAATTCATACCGACAGTGACCCGTTTTGTAGTGACCAGTAGTGCTCTCCACGAAACCCGTGTAATTGTTCAATATGAATTTTCTCCAAAAATTCGCTTACGAGCTACAGCAATCCGAAAGTTCCCTCATTTCCGCATTAATCATGCTCATTTTGAACAACAAGCTCGGCGCATCGATAGCATTCGTGGCACTCCTTTACTAATTTTTAATAAGTATACCACTTGGCCAGCAAACCACAAACATTTTTTTATTTTCACACCATTATTGCAGTAATTTACAAAAAAACCGACTTCCCCACGAGGGGAATTCGGTTGTTTAATCATTAGCATTCAAAGGATCCTGGTGGGTCGCTTGAAATTCCTGTTTGGCTTTTTTCTCAGTTTGCTTATACTTGGGCACAAATTCCTTACTGACCTTATCGATTTTTTGTTGGGTGGCTCGGACCTTTTTTTCAGCCGTCTGGCGCTGTGAAAAAATGGAAACATTCCAGGTTATTAACCCGGCAAGAATCAAGACAGCGGCGCTCACCACTAGTTTGGTCGGAGTGAGCAAGTGTTTTAGTTGCTGCATCATCGTTTTACCTCCCTAAAAACTTGAATTAAGTGAAACCGAACCTGCTTCGAGTTTAAATCTCCATGATTAAGATCCACCTTAAACAGGTAGCGATTCGTGTGCAACCGCCGATGGTGTCGGCCATAGTACGTGACGGTCACGTTAGCATAGTAGTAATGGCCGTTGCGCGCCTCTGAACTAGTGTAATTGTAAATCCCTACGTTATTCAATTGGGTTGGACCTAACACTGAATTTACCAAGGTGGTGGCATCTGTTTTGGTCAGATAGTGCTTCTGTAACTTTGTGATTGCTTGTTGCTTGGCCGCCACCGTCGGATAGTTCCCAAACGTAAGCTGCATTGCTTCCGTCAGCGCCTGGTTATTGGTCTTCGCAATCGTTTTCATGTTTTCGTACGTAATGTTTTCTTGGTACGTAACGTCATCTGGCTCCATTTCATCGTACGATTTTTTCAGCATCTTGTACTTAACCTGTAAGTTACTAGCTTTCGTTTGGGTCTTGTGCAACTGATACTGATTGACCCCCGTTAAAATAGCGACCACGACGACGATTAGCCCTAAGATTGCAAGGCCAATCGGCTTGCGATATTGGTTTAACTTCTGCACGTTCTTAACCTTCTTTACCGTTTTTTCCCTAGTATAGCACCAGTTCCCTTAATTGCGTACTGGAAGTTGCCGAACCCGGGCTCCGTGAACCCGCCTCCGGTCACAAAAAATAGTAAAATAAACCTAGTAAGTTCACTAAGTTACTAGGTAAAGGAGATTCCCATGGATTATAAAATTGCCGTACCCCAGACCCTGGCTGTGGCTGGCAAACAACAGTTACGCGAGCACGGGTTTACCGTCGTTGAGCTCCCGGATCAACAGGTCAGCACGTTGCTCAACCTTGCTCCCGATGCGTTTGGAATTATTTTAGCAACGGCCCCCTTCCCAAAGGAAACCATTCACCAGATGCCCAACCTTAAGATCATCGCCAGAAATGGCGTGGGTTACGATAATCTCGATGTCCCGTATCTAAAGCAACACGGGGTGTTAGTCACGATTACGCCGCTTGCAAACGCTGGAACGGTCGCAGAAACCACGCTAACGGCGATGCTTGCCCTTTCCAAGCACATAGTTCCCGCTACCAATGCCATGCGCGCCGGAGAGTGGGCAGCAGCCCGAACCCACTTGGGCTTTGACCTAGCCGGTAAAACCGTTGGTATCATTGGTTATGGTCGGATTGGTAAAATGGTCGAGCAAAAAATGAGCGCCCTTGACATGCGCATCCTGATTAACTCACCCCACGCCACAACTGCGGCCTACGGAACAATCGTGGATCGCGACACGCTCCTACGCGAATCAGACGTGGTAACCCTGCACCTACCGGTTCGTCCGGACACTAAAAATTCGATTGCCACCCGTGAATTTCAGTTAATGAAACCCTCCGCGGTCTTAATTAACTTTGCCCGCGGGGCGGTCGTTAATACGGCTGATTTAGTGACCGCCCTGCAAACCGGCGTCATTCAAGGAGCCGCCTTAGACGTGTTTGATCAAGAACCACTGCCCAAATCCAGCCCCCTCTATCAGCTCGAGAACGTGTTATTAACGCCCCACATTGCATCCAACACAGTTGAATGTACGAACCGGATGGCGACCGACGCCGCCAGTGAAATCATTCGCGTCGCTGAAGGAGCGGAGCCCCAGTGGCCCGTCCATTAGCCCAACAAAAAGTCCGAAGCATGATGCTTCGGACTTTTTGTTGGGCTAATTTTTTTAACCGGAGAACGCGGTTCGTTGATGACCCCACTCAGACTCGAACTGAGATCTGCCGCTTAGGAGGCGGATGCCCTATCCAGTTGTGCTATGGGGCCAAGTCACTCCCTGCTATTTTCTCACGAAAGCTACATTTCGTAAAGGTTACTTTGGCCAGTGCTTACCCTTGTTCTTCTGGTCCCGGCGCCGGTTTTTCTTTCGTTTCCGTTGCTTAGGCGGGTTACTTACCACCGGTTGAGTAGGTGTTCCTGGTCGCGTGGTCGAAGCCGGTTGCGTGGCGGTGGTAGTTGGTTTCGGCTGGGCCGGATTCGCTCCGGCCGGCGCCTCAACGTGATCGACTAGTTTCCCCCGGTAGTAGTAAATCGGTTGTAAGTCATAATCCGTGTCCCGCAAACACTTCTTTAGATCGCGCAGGTCGTGGTCGTCGCCAAAGTTAATCACTAAGCCGGGTTCACCCATCCGACCGGTCCGACCGACCCGGTGAATGTAGGTCGTCGCGTCACCCGGTAAATCATAGTTAATCACGGCCGGCAACTTGGGAATATCGAGTCCCCGGGCAGCCACGTCCGTCGTCAGCAATAGCTTAAACTGTCCCTTGCGAAAGGCCTTTAAGGCGCGTTCCCGTTGCATTTTAGTTTCGCTACCACTCAGCTTTTCCACCGGCGCATAGCCCTGGTGTTTAAAAAAGTTGTAAGCCCGGTTCAAGTCCTGACTCTGATTAAAAAAGACCAGGGCTTTAAAGTTCGGCAACTTGGTCAACCGGTTCAACACGTCATTTCGTTTGCCCCGAGAAACCTCAAACTGGCCGTGGCGAACCACTCCCCGACTCTGATCCTGCTTACGAACGTCAATTACTGTGGCCGGTTTTCCCATCTCGGTCTCTAAGTGGTGTAAAACATCGCTATCGGTGGCTGAAAAGTAGGCCACCTGCGCATCCCGGGGGACGGTTCCGACAATTGCTCGGACCTTCGCCCGCGAATCATCCTGCAGTAAATCATCCGCTTCATCCACCACCACGGTTTCGATTCCCTGCGGTTTCAACTTTCGATCCTGTAACAGGTTCAACACCCGCCCGGGGGTTCCCACAATGATTTCTGGGCGCTTTTTCAGCTTTTCCTGCTGCCGTTTCACGTTCGCACCTCCGATAATCGGGAGCACCTGGGCGTGAAACGGACCCGCCCAAGCGCGAATCACGTTGGTCACCTGCATAGCGAGTTCCTGGGACGGTTCCAGAATAATCACCTGGGGTCCGCCTCCGGCCAGTAAATTAGCCAGAATCGGCATCAAAAAGGCAACCGTTTTCCCCGACCCCGTCGGTGACAATGCCACAATGTCGGACCCGCCGTCAATCATTGGTTCGTAGACCGCCGTTTGAATCGCCGTGGGGGCCGCGTAGCCTAACTGGGCGAACCGGGTTTCAAATTGTTCTAACACTACTCATCCGCCTCCAGTTTGGTTGGGTATTCGAGCCCGGCAGCCGAAGCTAATCGACTCATCACCAGGTTCACGTTCTGCATCTGCTCTAACCAGAGCTCGTAGTCAGCCACATTTTGAGGTTGTGTAGGTTCCTGTAGTACCCGGGCAAAATCAGTCATTTCGGGAATCATCGGGTTCTTTCCATATAACTGACTGAGGATTTGGCGTTGGTTATTTTGAATGATGGAGGCCTCGGTCACTTCTCCAGCGCTATCAAACGTGATAATCTCTCGTCCGTGATAAATTTCTGAGTTGTGAGTCGAATTCGAAAGCTTGCTAAAGTTCAAGGTAACGTCAAAGGCTCCATAGTTCAAAATCGCCGTCCCCTTGCCATCCACTCCGGTTGAAATCATGGTTGGATAGTAAGCTACTCGTTCGGGAACCCCAAACAAGCCGACCGCATCATACACGGGATAGATCCCGAGGTCGGTCAACGCGCCTCCACCAAACTGGGGATTAAAAACGTTTGGGACTTGTCCAGCTAACACCTGGTCGTAGCGCGAGGAGTACTGGCTAAAGGTGAACTCAGCGCCATCAACCCCAGTATCTAAGCCACTCAGATAATCACGCACCGCTGCAAAGGCCGGCATGTGGACGTTTCTAGCTGCTTCGAAGTACCGTACTTGGGGATGGCGGGCGAGTTCATCCATTACACTTTGATACTGGTAGGGAGTTAGCACCGCTGGCTTTTCCACAATCACGTGTTTGTCGTGTTGGAGAGCCTGCAGAATTTGTTCGTAGTGCAACACGTTTGGTGAAGCAATGTAAACAACTTCCACGTTGGGGTCACTTAAAAATTGCTCCAAATCCGTGTACACCGTGGCAGGTTCATGCCCCTTGGCAAGCTCGCGGCCGCTAGCTTCGTGGCGGGAATAAACCGCGGTTAGCTGGTATTCGCCAGTGGCATGGGCGGCCTCAATCATGCGTTCCGTAATCCAGTTGGTGCCAATCGTTCCTAATTTAATCATGCTGCATCACTCCTAATCTCATGTTGTTTTAACACTTGCAGATATTGATTCCATTGTACCGTACTCCCCCGAAAGGCCGTCATGCGAAAGGCGCTCCCCTTCCCGTTATTATATAGTTGTTCCTGCTTCGCTAAGCTCGCAAACGTCACATGCCGCCCGGACTTAGCGCGCGGTAACAGGAACTCCGTGTGGGGAATCCGCTTCAGCACCTGATAGTTTGTGGCACTCGTTTTAATCAGGACCGGCCGTTGGGAGTAGTGCTGCGTCCAAGCCACCAGTTGGCGCATCCGCCGCGCTAGTTGCTTCCGGTCCACCGTTTCGGCGTTGTAATCATTATAGTAGGAAAGGTTAATCATAATCGGCAGATCACCAATGTTATTGCCGAGGGTGCGCTTCAGGTTCTGTTCCTGCTCTCGCACCGAGCTGCTGAAACTGTATTGATGATATACCCCTACTTTAAGTCCGGAGCCGATGCTGCGGGTGTAGTTGTTGTTAAAATCATCGTCCGTCAAGCTTGCACCCTGGGTCGCGCGCAGGTACACGTATTTAACCCCGTTGGTTTGCAACTGGTTAAAATCAGCGTACTCATCCGTTTGGTCCAGCATCACCCCCCGCACAGGATAATTGCGCAGGAAGACTTGCTGGCGGGCGTGCCGGTTAATCACATGATGCCCGATCAGCACCCCCAGCAGCACTAGCCCGACTAGGATCACACTGGTCCACCCAAGCTTTCGGGAAAGTCGCCGCCGGTGCGCTCGTTGATAATCACTCCGTGTTTGTGCTTGCATTTTTTCTGGCCTACCATTTTTAAGATTACCCTTATCTTACCATGATTAGCGTGTTCCCGCTTGAAGTACCCAACGAATTCTCATATAATGAAAGCGTTATAATAAATCAAAAATCGTTGGCTGACCCAGCCAAAATCAATGATTAAGGGGAAAAATTATGGAATACGTAATTGGCGTTGACATTGGAACCACCAGTACTAAAACGGTTTTATACGATGATACCGGAGCCGTAAAGGGGTATTCAAATGACCTTTACAACCTGTACCAAGACACTCCAGACATGGCCGAAGAAGATCCAGAAGAAATCTTTAGTGCCATGCTGGCGGGGGTTTCCAAGGTCGTCGAAAAAGCAGACTTACAACCCGGCGAACTTAAAGGCATTTCTTACTCCTGTGCCATGCACAGCTTGATTTGTCTGGACGAAAATTACAAACCCCTCACCCGGGCGATTACCTGGGCCGATAACCGGGCTGTAAAATACGCAGACGAGTTGAAAAACAACGGAATTGGGATGGAACTCTACAAAAAGACCGGCGTGCCGGTTCACCCCATGACGCCATTAACCAAGATCATGTGGATTCGCAACGAACGCCCCGCCATCTACAAACAAACGCGGTACTTCGTCGGCATCAAAGAATACATTAACTACAAGCTGTTCGGGGTCCTCAAGGAGGACTACTCGATCGCGAACGCAACAGCTTTGTTCAACATCTTTACCATGGACTGGGACGACCAAGCTCTTTCCGTCGCGGGCGTAACGCGTGACCAGTTACCAGAACTCGTTGATACTACCTACCAATTAAAGGGGCTCAACGAACGCTACGCCAACATGATGGGGATTGATCAGGACCTGCCGTTTGTCATTGGGGCTTCCGATGGTCCCCTAGCTAACCTTGGCGTCGATGCCATCAAACCCGGCGTAGTAGCCGTAACGATTGGAACCTCGGGTGCCGTCCGGATTGTGAGTGACAAACCCCGCATTGATCCAAAGGCGCGGGTCTTTTGTTACTACCTCGCTAAGGATATGTGGGTCATCGGGGGACCAGTTAACAACGGTGGAATCGTCTTCCGGTGGATTCGAGACCAAATCTGTCTCCCCGAAAAGGTAACCGCCGAGGAAATGAATCTCGATGCGTACGACCTGTTGACTAAAATCGCTGCTTCGATTCCAGCTGGGTCGGACGGCCTAATCTTCCTACCTTTCTTAGGTGGCGAACGGGCTCCGATCTGGGATGCCGATGCCCGGGGAACCTTCTTCGGGTTAACCCGGCAACACACCCGGGCCAACATGATTCGGGCTGCGCTGGAAGGAATCGTCTACAACCTGTATACGGTTATGTTGGCGCTCGCCGAAGTGGTGGGCGAACCAACTAAGATTCAGGCTACGGGTGGCTTCGCCCACTCCGAACTCTGGCGGCAAATGTTAGCCGACATCTTCGAACAAGACGTCAACATCCCCGAAAGTGTCGAAGGAACGGCACTGGGAGCGGCGGTCTTAGGGATGTACAGTTTCAAGATGATTGATAGTCTGTACGACGTCGAAAAGTTTGTCGGGGTTACCAACACTCACAAACCAAATCCCGAAAACTACAAGGCTTACCGAGAATTAGTGCCAATTTACATTCGGCTGAGCCGCGCATTACAACCAGAATACAAGAACATTGCGAACTTCCAGCGCCAAAACGAGGCTGAAGATCCGCATGATACGGAAAAGTAATTAATTGAAAGAGGCTCTTTGTCAAATAGTACTAATTAGTAAATAATTTAATAAATGGGTCTGACCCTAGGCAATGGAATCCTTAATGGATTCTGTCGCCTTTTGTTTATAATTTTGGGAGAAATAGTTGTTCGAAAATGAGATTAAGATTCTAATTCTGAAATTTTTTAAACTACTATGACCATAAGCAGTTCTATTAATGACTTTAATTTCGTTATTAATCTCTTTTAAAGGCCCATTACTGAAGGAATAAGTAAAGCTATTTTCAATTTTTCTTGATGTCTTTTTAATGTACTTCTGACCCTTTTAATTGCTTCAGGAAGATTTTGATATTGATCTTGATGCTTAGCTGAATTAAGCAGATCGGTTAACTTCTGCTGATTATGCGTTTTGGTTACAATCTGAGTCATATCTTGATAGAAGTCATAAGCATCACGAAGTGATGGTGATAAGGAGAGTAATCTTTCAACAACTTCTGTATCAGTCAAACAAGCATATTGATAGTTTCTTCTTCGTTTGAAGACCGTGTAATCTAATTCTTCAACTTTTTTGAAAAGCAACTTGTATAACCTTTTTAATTGGCGATACTCAGGAGTATTACTGCCATACTCTTTCATGACCTTGATTCGTTATTTATTTAAAGCTGTGTAGGCTTGGTTAACAACATGAAAGCGGTCCGCTATGATTTGAGCTTAAGGAAATACTCGTTCGATTATACCTCGATAGGGAGAGAATAAATCTACGGTTACCGTTTTAACCGCGGCTCTAGCTAAAGCTGAATATATTAGAAAATAATCCTCCAATAATCTACCATTTCTGCTTTGAATGATATCCATTAGTTGGTGTGTGTCTGAGTTCATCAGTGCGATGCTCATTCCACTTGGCGACATTTTCCCTGATTTAAAATCATCAAAGGCAATGTGTTGGGGTAAATAGCGATAACCAGTTTTATGATATTTAGCTAAGCCTTCGGCTTGTCTCATCACGGTATTCGTCGAGATACCAAAATTTTCAGCGATTTGTTTGATAGTGATATTAGAGCTTAACTGGAGTGCTGCTTTAATCTTTAAATTTCTGAGAATATGATCGTTAGGATTAATGTCTTTCAATTTAGCTAATTCCGTATGATGACAGTATTTACAAATGTATTTTTGCTTCTTGATGATAAGAAAATTTAAGCCCCAAAGCCCTGCGGGTACCAAGTGTTGAACCGTTTTAAAGTCATTCTTATTCAAGTAATCTCCACAATTCTTGCACCTTAATTTATAAGTTAGAATAAAACGCCAATAATTTTTAGTGATGCCATCTTCTTTAACAATTGTTCTGGATTTCGTGGTATCATCAACAATGATATTAGGGTCTGTGAGACCTAATATCTCTTTGATTGTTATTTCATTAATAACAATTAACTCCTTTTGGGGTTGGGAACATATCGGGGGCTACCGATATGTTCTTTTTTATTTTCACTAATTATACAAAAAAGGATTTACTCCAATTGAATATCGGAATAAATCCTTTAAAAATGAATAAATGACATGTCCAACTTTAACTTTTCTTTAACAACTTAAATTATGTTAATTATCTATTAACAATATAAAATTTACCTCTACTAAAATAGTAACGTTTACATTCACTAACATCCTTAATAAACAAAATTTTTAATTCTATACCATGATATTTCATTTCACGTGATAAACTAGATAAACCTAAGCAAGATAAAAGCGGAAAGATTTTAGAATTAGATGACTTATTTAAGTGTTCTTTATTGGTTATAATACCCAAAACAAACACCATATTACTATTATCATTTTTTAATTCAAAATTTATCCTTTTTTTATTTTGATTTAAATAAACTTTTTTTATAAATTTAATAACCTTATCCTTATTCCCGTCAATCATTTCAGCTGAAGATCTTACCTGATTAAGCAAGTGACTAAAATTTTCGCCACTATATCCTTTTTTATTAAAAATAAAATGATATTTTTTGTCAAAATAAATCCAATCGCAAATTTCCATTGGACTTCGTGCTCCTTCAACTGGAAATGATTCTTTATCTAAATTTAGAATCTTATGATGATTATTATATACAACAATTTTATTGTAATCATTTTCTGAGTATTTCTTTAGTTTATAATTGGTATCCTTTTTTGAATTTTCTTTGGATAATCCAACAGAATTCAAAGATTTTCTTTTTTCATCCTTAATAATAATTTCTGGATATTGAGTAAATGGAAAGTATAACGGAAATGTATATTCCTCAATTTTATCTATACGTGAAAATACACGTTCTATAAAACTATTGTTAAATGCATACCATTTTCCAAAAATTAGAACATAATTCTTATTATTGGAGGTATCCCTGTAGAAATATTGACAGCATTCATAAACATGCTTGCCTATATTCAAATTTTCACCATTTGAATTATATTCATTAACAACTAACTTATTTTTAAGAATATAAATTAATGGATTTTTGGGGGCTTGGGCTTGGGCTTGGGCTTGGGCTTGGGCTTGGGCTTGGGCTTGGGCTTGGGCTTGGGCTTGGGCTTTAAAATAATCTTCTATATTAATTTCAAGTGAATCTCCACCAAATTTTTTTAAAATATTCCTATCAAAATAGTCCTCAATATTATTTTCATCAAAAAATTTATTTATTTTCATAGACGATATCTTATCAAAGATACTTAAATCAAGTTGATCATACATATATTTTGTGCTTAACTTATTAATTTTAATATAATGAACATCATCATTTTCTTCTCTTTTTTCATAAGTAAAAGACAATCTATTATCATTATTTTTTCGAGAATTACTAATAAATAAATGCTCCAAATAATCTTCAAAATTATTTTCTTGTTCATTAACCTCTTTTAATTCTATCACTTCATTTTCCCAATTTATTTTTGGAGACATTGATTCTAAATATGACATTCTATCAATAATATTTAAAATATCAAATAAAGATTTAAATTCAGAACTTATACTTAAAAATATCCCATTGTTTATTAAAATATGAATATCATTTTCATTTATTTTAATAAGTTTTGAATATATATTTATTATACGAATATAACAAAAATAATCTATAAGTAGGTTATAATCACAACTAGTAATAATATTATCATTAACATTTTCATTTAAAAAATATGATATAAACTTACATTTATATCGATAAAGGTTTCCTATATAATTCAATAATTTAAATTTAATTAACAAATTATTACATTTATAAGAATTTGTATAAGAACTTGATAATTTATTAAAATTTTTGTGTTTTAAAATTCCTTTACCAATAAACTTCGTAGCTAGAAAAGGCATTTCTTCATCTACTATTCTTGATAGAGGGATTGATCTATTATTTGTTGTTTTTTTATTATTTCTTATATATGGATATTCAGAAAAATCAATTGCCGATATATTCTTAATATCATCTAAATCTAAGGATCGTCTAATTATTTCATTAGGAAAATCTTTTTCAATATATTTATTGTTTAGTAAACTTCGTCCATTTCCAAAAGAAATAGCATAAATATTTTTATTTTCTTTATCACTTATAATTATTAAGACATTATATTTAATTTGCCTCAAATCAAATTTATCATCAGTAAAATATGATATGATATCAGACCATCCGGGAGAAACGGGATAAACTCTTTGTAAATATAATTTCCCATTATATCCATGCAAGAGCCTAATGTCGCTGCTTAAATCTCTTTCTACTATATGATAGTCTTTATTCTTTTCATCATGTTTATCAATATTTTTTATGAGATCATCAATTATCAAATTGTTCTTATTAATATTTTTTAAACTTCTTACAATACAATTAACATCATTAAATTCTTGATTTTCATTTAAACATTCAACGT from Fructilactobacillus ixorae includes the following:
- the gntK gene encoding gluconokinase, yielding MEYVIGVDIGTTSTKTVLYDDTGAVKGYSNDLYNLYQDTPDMAEEDPEEIFSAMLAGVSKVVEKADLQPGELKGISYSCAMHSLICLDENYKPLTRAITWADNRAVKYADELKNNGIGMELYKKTGVPVHPMTPLTKIMWIRNERPAIYKQTRYFVGIKEYINYKLFGVLKEDYSIANATALFNIFTMDWDDQALSVAGVTRDQLPELVDTTYQLKGLNERYANMMGIDQDLPFVIGASDGPLANLGVDAIKPGVVAVTIGTSGAVRIVSDKPRIDPKARVFCYYLAKDMWVIGGPVNNGGIVFRWIRDQICLPEKVTAEEMNLDAYDLLTKIAASIPAGSDGLIFLPFLGGERAPIWDADARGTFFGLTRQHTRANMIRAALEGIVYNLYTVMLALAEVVGEPTKIQATGGFAHSELWRQMLADIFEQDVNIPESVEGTALGAAVLGMYSFKMIDSLYDVEKFVGVTNTHKPNPENYKAYRELVPIYIRLSRALQPEYKNIANFQRQNEAEDPHDTEK
- a CDS encoding DUF6119 family protein translates to MVKKINFCKLTKIDNHVDYKKYLRDEYVECLNENQEFNDVNCIVRSLKNINKNNLIIDDLIKNIDKHDEKNKDYHIVERDLSSDIRLLHGYNGKLYLQRVYPVSPGWSDIISYFTDDKFDLRQIKYNVLIIISDKENKNIYAISFGNGRSLLNNKYIEKDFPNEIIRRSLDLDDIKNISAIDFSEYPYIRNNKKTTNNRSIPLSRIVDEEMPFLATKFIGKGILKHKNFNKLSSSYTNSYKCNNLLIKFKLLNYIGNLYRYKCKFISYFLNENVNDNIITSCDYNLLIDYFCYIRIINIYSKLIKINENDIHILINNGIFLSISSEFKSLFDILNIIDRMSYLESMSPKINWENEVIELKEVNEQENNFEDYLEHLFISNSRKNNDNRLSFTYEKREENDDVHYIKINKLSTKYMYDQLDLSIFDKISSMKINKFFDENNIEDYFDRNILKKFGGDSLEINIEDYFKAQAQAQAQAQAQAQAQAQAQAQAPKNPLIYILKNKLVVNEYNSNGENLNIGKHVYECCQYFYRDTSNNKNYVLIFGKWYAFNNSFIERVFSRIDKIEEYTFPLYFPFTQYPEIIIKDEKRKSLNSVGLSKENSKKDTNYKLKKYSENDYNKIVVYNNHHKILNLDKESFPVEGARSPMEICDWIYFDKKYHFIFNKKGYSGENFSHLLNQVRSSAEMIDGNKDKVIKFIKKVYLNQNKKRINFELKNDNSNMVFVLGIITNKEHLNKSSNSKIFPLLSCLGLSSLSREMKYHGIELKILFIKDVSECKRYYFSRGKFYIVNR